From a region of the Daphnia magna isolate NIES linkage group LG1, ASM2063170v1.1, whole genome shotgun sequence genome:
- the LOC116930176 gene encoding transmembrane protein 41A-A has translation MTTVFVPDSEAIKNLRDVLKFPGNLEDLKTLTETLLEFKKFHPLYVYILFCTSYLYKQTFAIPGSVFLNILSGALYGTVKGTCLSSLLTATGASMCYFLSLLSGTDFILNTWPEKMSHLRAQVDNNQERLPYFLLSLRLVPVSPNWFINATSPILGIPIKIFAVTAFIGLMPYNFVCVKAGSVLSELTSVNDLLNFQMVCNLMLVAGVASLPGFLNKKLQKMS, from the exons ATGACCACCGTTTTCGTACCCGATTCAGAGGCTATTAAAAACTTAAGG GATGTGCTGAAATTTCCAGGAAACCTTGAGGATCTGAAGACTTTAACTGAGACATTACTTGAATTTAAGAAATTCCACCCTTTATATGTTTACATTCTGTTCTGTACATCATATCTTTACAAGCAAACCTTTGCAATCCCAGGCTCAGTTTTCCTG AACATTTTATCTGGAGCACTTTATGGAACTGTAAAAGGAACATGTCTTTCTAGCCTTTTAACTGCAACTGGTGCATCCATGTGTTATTTCCTTTCATTGCTGTCAGGAACTGATTTCATACTCAATACCTGGCCTGAAAAAATGAGCCACTTAAGGGCACAG GTTGACAACAACCAGGAGAGACTTCCATACTTTTTGCTGTCACTGAGGCTTGTGCCTGTCTCTCCCAATTGGTTTATAAATGCGACATCTCCGATTCTTGGAATTCCTATTAAAATATTTGCTGTCACGGCATTTATAGGTCTAATGCCATAcaactttgtgtgtgtgaaagcAGGAAGTGTGCTGTCTGAACTTACATCAGTCAATGATTTACTGAATTTTCAGATGGTATGCAACCTAATGCTTGTGGCAGGAGTTGCATCACTTCCTGGATTTTTAAACAAGAAACTGCAAAAGATGTCTTAA
- the LOC116929979 gene encoding golgin subfamily A member 1 has translation MFAKLKKKVEDLEGSDLHKLANSISFSNVTGGPEKSASSNSIKSHDNFVASSQSQKGSTTSLSSMQGGIRPDEADATIATDKKWKQRLVEIENEWRVKVMVQEHEKEQIAKDRDLLNQQKRKMEEEIKELKGYQDKCLKAEESLKQMQESNKRESASLQLLLSNASVEVEDMKVKDDQLHKELIKKDEMIKMLQVQIRLNEEMYQNSKKSDLEGSSQEPQVDRLEHENLQKQLQLKHEERLKTLEESLIAKDCELQRLQRHLDQGKTALDTMTQNWQEEKTHNLSLKDRIAQLSEEKDHFVVRNAELSQQVSLSQQQLQRTEKELYELQDKFCNTEKENQQIKLLLADAEARDENSERTCKLRSQIAELEAAFSEKNKTIKLQQQRLADMKKTLQKELKNQNNDADCLSVPTSLPIAPKSPILSQAPQSAKSEMEEVNFKYLKHVIFKFLTSREYEAQHLTRAVSTLLKLTQDEEKLLKETLEWKMSWFRSRPDLGTGQGAMYIPPTH, from the exons ATGTTTgcgaaattaaagaaaaaagttgaagaTCTAGAAGGCTCCGACCTACACAAATTAGCAAATTCTATAAGCTTCTCAAATGTCACTGGAGGTCCCGAAAAATCTGCTTCATCGAATTCAATTAAGTCTCATGATAATTTTGTGGCTTCATCGCAATCCCAGAAAGGATCAACTACAAGTTTATCCTCGATGCAGGGAGGGATCAGGCCAGATGAAGCTGATGCAACAATAGCTACAgacaaaaaatggaaacaaaggttagttgaaatagaaaatgagtGGAGAGTCAAAGTTATGGTGCAAGAACACGAGAAAGAACAGATTGCAAAAGACCGTGATTTGCTCAACcagcagaaaagaaaaatggaagaagagataaaagaattgaaag GTTATCAGGATAAATGTCTGAAAGCTGAAGAAAGCCTCAAACAGATGCAAGAATCGAATAAACGAGAATCAGCCTCACTACAGCTCTTG tTGTCAAATGCCAGTGTTGAAGTTGAAGACATGAAGGTGAAGGATGATCAACTCCATAAAGAATTGATCAAGAAAGATGAAATGATTAAAATGCTTCAAGTTCAAATACGTCTCAATGAGGAGATGTAtcaaaacagcaaaaaatcgGATTTAGAAGGGAGCAGCCAAGAACCCCAGGTTGATAGACTAGAACATGAAAATCTTCAAAAGCAACTTCAGTTAAAACATGAAGAAAGGCTGAAAACACTTGAAGAAAGCTTG ATAGCAAAAGATTGTGAACTTCAACGGTTACAAAGGCATTTAGATCAAGGGAAAACGGCCCTTGATACCATGACGCAGAATTGGCAAGAGGAAAAAACCCATAATTTAAGTTTAAAAGACAGAATTGCCCAACTGTCGGAAGAAAAAGATCACTTTGTTGTTCGGAATGCTGAACTTTCACAGCAAGTATCATTGAGCCAGCAGCAATTGCAGCGGACCGAGAAGGAGTTGTATGAACTTCAGGATAAATTTTGCAACACGGAGAAGGAGAACCAGCAAATTAAACTTCTGCTGGCAGACGCGGAAGCCCGAGACGAGAACTCGGAGCGTACTTGCAAATTACGGTCACAGATTGCTGAATTGGAAGCAGCGTTTTcggaaaagaacaaaaccaTCAAATTGCAGCAACAGCGATTGGCCGACATGAAAAAGACACTACAAAAGGAATtgaagaaccaaaacaatgaCGCTGATTGTCTTTCAGTGCCTACATCTTTGCCAATAGCACCAAAAAGTCCCATTCTATCACAAGCCCCGCAATCTGCCAAGAGTGAAATGGAAGAAGTGAATTTTAAGTATCTGAAACATGTCATATTCAAATTCTTAACAAGTCGAGAGTATGAG GCACAGCATTTAACACGGGCTGTCTCAACCTTGCTGAAATTGACACAGGACGAGGAAAAACTGTTGAAAGAAACGCTGGAGTGGAAGATGTCATGGTTTCGGTCACGACCGGACTTAGGGACCGGACAAGGTGCCATGTACATTCCTCCGACGCATTGA
- the LOC116930019 gene encoding LOW QUALITY PROTEIN: uncharacterized protein LOC116930019 (The sequence of the model RefSeq protein was modified relative to this genomic sequence to represent the inferred CDS: deleted 1 base in 1 codon) — protein MANQQHLEFEEAITCPVCLSRFDEAEKKPKYLVSCCHTVCRFCLGRISRCGTLKRVACPICRCPTDCTAGIDSLPTNSDKLYLLKLEKPLHKSDDEALNWCFTCRKRTSPNCSTEKHSVIVMNPQLLDSNIQLNMATISARLRGCDQAVLQNRIQIGLKLDQISRWLSAHQEMIEQLRTANASRISHLSDIMGVSDITISIQKLMQLSINKEGDLGLLTDSLQEEAVTKKLLEEFEAVEKTAEVSTMGRFNALLELPCVPHLRKELDFTNFFGNDKNISQWPVVLLESLVAKDQNPPIPTKNPFRLGAAEVCPSFDKRQIESRYFTLQQNASATINASSASTNTRSSTEMVLPNVFRFGNNGSPAASSSSPSHSGTRDFLLAHRRRRFNNSQNH, from the exons ATGGCAAATCAACAACATCTTGAATTTGAGGAGGCGATTACTTGCCCAGTTTGCTTATCACGTTTCGACGAAGCCGAAAAGAAGCCTAAATATCTCGTCTCTTGCTGTCACACAGTGTGTAGATTCTGTCTGGGG AGGATTTCTCGTTGTGGAACACTTAAACGTGTCGCCTGCCCCATTTGTCGTTGTCCAACCGACTGCACAGCCGGCATTGATAGCCTTCCAACCAACAGTGATAAGCTGTATCTTTTGAAATTAGAAAAACCTTTGCATAAAAGCGATGATGAGGC CTTAAATTGGTGTTTTACATGCCGAAAAAGAACATCTCCGAATTGTTCCACTGAGAAGCATTCCGTGATTGTCATGAACCCGCAGCTTCTTGACAGCAATATTCAGCTTAATATGGCGACAATATCTGCCCGTCTTAGAGGC TGTGACCAAGCAGTTTTACAAAATCGGATTCAAATTGGCCTAAAACTGGACCAAATAAGTCGTTGGCTATCTGCTCACCAAGAAATGATTGAGCAACTAAGAACAGCCAATGCTTCACGCATCTCTCACCTAAGTGACATAATGGGAGTATCTGATATCACTATCAGCATACAGAAGCTGATGCAACTTTCGATCAACAAAGAAGGCGACCTTGGATTGTTAACCGATAGTTTGCAAGAGGAAGCCGTCACGAAGAAATTACTTGAAGAATTTGAGGCTGTGGAAAAAACAGCTGAAGTGTCCACTATGGGTCGGTTCAATGCGCTTCTTGAATTGCCTTGTGTACCCCATCTTCGCAAAGAGCTTGATTTCACCAATTTCTTCGGAAACGACAAAAATATTTCTCAATGGCCAGTTGTGTTACTCGAGTCCTTGGTGGCAAAAGATCAAAATCCTCCAATACCTACCAAGAATCCT TTTCGATTAGGTGCTGCAGAGGTGTGTCCTTCTTTTGATAAGCGTCAGATAGAAAGCCGATATTTTACACTCCAACAAAATGCTTCCGCTACTATCAATGCTTCTTCAGCCAGCACAAACACAA GATCATCTACCGAAATGGTCTTACCAAACGTTTTCCGATTCGGAAACAATGGTAGTCCTGCTGCATCCTCGTCTTCACCATCCCATAGTGGAACAAGAGATTTTCTTTTGGCCCACAGAAGACGGCGGTTCAATAACTCACAAAACCATTAA
- the LOC116930035 gene encoding ubiquitin-like modifier-activating enzyme 5 has product MEDLKKRIEQLEEELKAEKLKNETSSVARPKISQMSSEVVDSNPYSRLMALKRMGIVENYEKIRDYTVAVVGVGGVGSVTAEMLTRCGIGKLILFDYDKVELANMNRLFFQPHQSGLSKVEAAANTLSFINPDVQFETHNYNITTMDNFQHFMGRIKEGSLTNGPVDLVLSCVDNFEARMAINAACNEINQIWFESGVSENAVSGHIQFLIPGKTACFACAPPLVVASNIDEKTLKKDGVCAASLPTTMAIVAGFLVQNTLKYLLKFGQVSYYLGYNAMQDFFPTMMMKPNDGCDDYYCRLRQKEQRESLILNPVEETVSEEIAAVVHEDNEWGISLVDESEPVVEGAHSEIAPGIHAAYDLPVAEEVVEGSSDSADANISLEELMAQMKSM; this is encoded by the exons ATGGaagatttaaagaaaagaattgaacAACTGGAAGAAGAGCTTAAAGCtgagaaattaaaaaatgagaCATCTTCTGTGGCACGTCCGAAAATCAGTCAAATGTCTTCTGAGGTGGTGGACTCCAATCCGTACAG TCGGTTAATGGCTCTAAAGAGGATGGGGATTGTTGAAAACTATGAGAAAATCAGAGATTATACAGTTGCAGTGGTTGGTGTTGGGGGTGTTGGCAGTGTCACTGCTGAAATGCTGACACGCTGTGGAATTGGCAAA TTGATCCTGTTTGATTATGACAAAGTTGAGCTGGCAAACATGAATAGACTTTTTTTCCAACCTCATCAATCTGGGCTTTCTAAAGTAGAAGCTGCAGCAAATACTCTCTCCTTCATCAATCCAGATGTACAGTTTGAAACTCACAATTACAATATTACAACAATGGATAATTTTCAACATTTCATGGGAAGAATAAA AGAGGGAAGTCTAACCAATGGCCCTGTAGATTTAGTTCTAAGCTGTGTGGACAACTTCGAAGCTCGAATGGCCATAAATGCCGCTTGCAATGAGATAAATCAAATATGGTTTGAATCAGGTGTGTCTGAAAATGCTGTCTCTGGTCACATACAGTTCTTGATTCCTGGGAAAACTGCCTGCTTTGCT TGTGCTCCCCCCCTTGTTGTGGCTTCTAATATAGACGAGAAGACATTGAAAAAAGACGGAGTATGTGCTGCAAGTCTTCCAACTACGATGGCTATTGTTGCCGGATTTTTGGTTCAAAACACTTTAAA GTATTtgttgaaatttggccaagtGAGTTATTACTTGGGTTACAATGCAATGCAAGACTTTTTCCCTACCATGATGATGAAGCCAAACGATGGCTGTGATGACTACTATTGCCGCTTGCGACAAAAAGAGCAAAGAGAATCCTTAATTCTAAATCCCGTGGAAGAAACTGTGAGCGAAGAAATAGCCGCCGTCGTACACGAAGACAATGAATGGG GAATTTCATTGGTTGATGAATCAGAACCCGTTGTCGAGGGAGCTCACAGTGAAATAGCACCCGGAATTCATGCAGCGTACGATTTGCCTGTTGCTGAAGAGGTAGTAGAAGGGTCATCCGACTCTGCCGACGCCAATATCAGTCTCGAAGAACTTATGGCCCAGATGAAATCCATGTAA